From the Arctopsyche grandis isolate Sample6627 chromosome 11, ASM5162203v2, whole genome shotgun sequence genome, one window contains:
- the LOC143918857 gene encoding aminopeptidase N-like isoform X3, whose amino-acid sequence MHTIETSSFEPTAFNDFHQRPSIDQPSVCSSHFRSLTTTSTPERTRPKNLSRGDSTMFTINSRQEFLPGEPNGGAMRYKRHGGIFIRKWVAVALVFAVIALVTAVGLLVYYYAPGRSVVKTPASDELTWEVKTTTAKNIDEKSMRLPNQVVPSFYRLKIKPNFTNFTFEGKVSITLSTQLSNVKYITLHSRNLEILNGSTLIEQNIVTAPTISIDTILSKVRRATESDGPKPQAVNGVLSLNNSATTINDTSQISNSNLIGTTPKATNSIEILKPNSTGIVQKDEMSIRNEPQVLTQMKNNFIKIIHMEKNPSLDRLSFMLDTSLKSNTSYTLEINFMGKIDNSLNGFYRSAYKDIDNSTKVMGLTHFEPTAARKAFPCFDEPGFKAKFEISIARNKTMNALSNMPLQSEEADEKENIMWSHFERSVPMSTYLVAFVISEFESITANALPNQDNKYQIKIWTRKEMLPQTQYAAEIAPKLLKFYEEYFGLPYSLPKLDLIAIPNFAVGAMENWGLVTFQETSLLLDPNVSSIKLKKNIATVIAHELAHQWFGNLVTMKWWNDLWLNEGFATYMEYIGVNAIEPSWSMLDQFGLDRMNVLGLDSLQSTRPVSAPVNDDSLINQLFDDISYMKAASLLRMLSHILTPELFQDGLVKYMKEWQFKNAKQNDLWKAFSSVAGNTKLPPKVSVANFMDSWTLQAGYPVIDVTRHYENGTATVTQKRFYLYQPPKDDSNTLWHIPISFAVGNTKADSWNTTPNAWLEKTPRTIVLLPDGSNSTWIYFNIKAIGYYRVNYDYKNWKLLEYGLYDAPDEFPPVTRGQLLDDAFSLAQAGQLNYTVALDLTKYMIDTEKKLIPWYATLTNLQLLYMGLQRSSKYGYFQEYISRLVMPALKTFGYEPMSNDTTQETMLREQLVYWACLVEEQECLDWAQNYFTRWVNQTNPDQNNPIPSINRVTVYTTVLRMGGVKEFDFLFERFTNSNDAEVRNEIIVSLSSTRTTWKLYFLFEYSLTEMETDLTALVWSGIDSYISSTVAFSFVIENWDRIYAKYSKIEPQVFLYIIDGAFGNIATDQELFQFKKFIQDNKEDLAIVSMAIQKNLERAMHRINWAKTKMEDIERWLVKFSETKTTSVNEFSTL is encoded by the exons ATGCACACAATAGAAACAAGCAGTTTTGAGCCGACTGCTTTTAACGACTTTCACCAAAGGCCGTCCATAGATCAACCATCGGTGTGCAGCAGTCATTTCAGATCTCTCACGACCACTTCAACTCCAGAAAGAACACGACCAAAGAATTTATCTAGAGGAG ATTCTACAATGTTTACGATTAATAGTAGACAAGAATTTCTTCCTGGCGAACCGAATGGTGGTGCTATGAGATATAAAAGACACGGTGGAATATTCATCCGTAAATGGGTAGCCGTTGCATTAGTCTTCGCCGTGATAGCGCTAGTCACAGCCGTCGGACTTTTGGTGTATTATTATGCACCAGGAAGAAGCGTG gtaAAGACACCAGCCTCAGATGAACTAACGTGGGAAGTCAAAACAACAACAGCTAAAAATATAGATGAAAAGTCTATGCGTCTGCCAAATCAAGTTGTACCTAGTTTTTACAGGTTGAAAATAAAAcctaattttacaaatttcactTTCGAAGGTAAAGTTTCCATAACACTATCGACACAGCTGTCGAATGTCAAATACATAACACTGCATAGTAGAAATTTGGAAATTCTGAACGGGTCCACTCTGATAGAACAAAATATTGTAACTGCTCCAACTATCTCGATAGACACAATCTTGAGTAAGGTGAGAAGGGCGACAGAATCCGATGGACCTAAGCCTCAAGCTGTAAATGGTGTTCTGTCACTCAATAATTCTGCAACGACAATAAATGATACATcacaaatttcaaattcaaatttgatcGGTACAACTCCAAAAGCCACCAATAGTATAGAAATACTTAAACCGAATTCAACAGGAATCGTACaaaaagatgaaatgtctaTAAGAAATGAACCACAAGTCTTGACTCAAATGAagaacaattttattaaaattatacacatgGAGAAAAATCCATCGCTCGATAGACTATCCTTTATGTTAGATACTAGTCTAAAATCGAACACAAGTTATACATTAGAAATCAATTTCATGGGAAAAATTGACAATTCGCTGAACGGTTTTTATAGAAGCGCCTACAAAGATATCGACAACTCAACCAA AGTAATGGGACTCACTCATTTTGAGCCCACGGCTGCTAGGAAAGCATTCCCGTGTTTTGATGAACCAGGATTCAAAGCCAAGTTTGAAATAAGTATTGCTAGGAACAAAACTATGAATGCTTTATCAAATATGCCTCTGCAGTCTGAAGAAGCAGA tgaaaaagaaaatataatgtgGAGCCATTTTGAGCGTTCAGTGCCAATGTCTACTTATTTGGTCGCATTTGTAATATCAGAATTTGAATCGATCACAGCAAATGCCCTCCCAAATCAGGATAATaagtatcaaataaaaatttggaCTAGAAAAGAAATGTTACCACAAACACAATACGCCGCAGAGATTGCTCCGAAGCTGTTGAAATTCTACGAGGAATACTTTGGTCTGCCATACTCACTGCCAAAACTTGATTTGATCGCTATTCCTAATTTTGCTGTCGGTGCAATGGAGAATTGGGGACTTGTCACATTCCA agAAACAAGTCTACTTCTCGACCCAAATGTGTCATCTATTAAGCTTAAGAAAAATATAGCCACAGTTATAGCGCACGAATTGGCACATCAATGGTTTGGTAATTTAGTCACCATGAAATGGTGGAATGATCTTTGGCTCAACGAAGGATTTGCGACTTATATGGAATACATCGGCGTAAATGCA attgaacCAAGTTGGAGTATGTTGGATCAGTTCGGTTTAGACAGAATGAATGTCTTAGGGTTAGATAGTCTTCAATCTACAAGACCGGTATCAGCACCAGTCAACGACGATTCGCTAATAAATCAACTGTTTGATGACATTTCTTACATGAAag CTGCCAGCTTGTTGAGAATGCTCAGCCATATTCTGACACCGGAATTGTTCCAAGACGGCTTAGTTAAATATATGAAAGAATG GCAATTCAAGAACGCCAAGCAGAACGATCTGTGGAAAGCATTCTCATCCGTGGCAGGAAATACAAAACTACCACCAAAAGTGTCGGTCGCCAATTTTATGGATTCTTGGACATTGCAAGCCGGCTATCCAGTCATTGACGTTACTAGACATTACGAAAATGGAACAGCAACCGTTACACAa AAACGATTCTATTTATACCAACCGCCAAAAGACGATTCGAATACATTATGGCACATTCCAATTTCTTTCGCAGTAGGAAATACAAAAGCAGATAGTTGGAATACGACTCCAAATGCATGGCTAGAAAAAACTCCCCGTACCATAGTATTATTACCTGACGGATCGAACAGCACTTGGATCTACTTCAATATCAAAGCAATTG GCTACTACAGAGTTAATTACGATTATAAAAATTGGAAATTACTAGAATACGGTCTGTATGATGCACCAGATGAATTTCCACCAGTGACAAGAGGTCAATTATTAGACGATGCTTTCAGTCTAGCACAAGCTGGACAGCTTAATTACACAGTAGCATTAGATCTCACCAAGTATATGATagacactgaaaaaaaattgattccgTGGTATGCAACTCTTACAAATTTGCAGTTATTGTATATGGGTTTGCAAAGAAGCAGTAAATATGGTTATTTTcag gaatatatttcaagattAGTGATGCCGGCTCTCAAAACGTTCGGTTATGAACCAATGTCGAATGACACCACTCAGGAAACTATGCTGAGAGAACAATTGGTATATTGGGCATGCTTGGTTGAAGAACAAGAATGTCTCGATTGGGCTCAGAATTATTTCACACGATGGGTCAACCAGACTAATCCAGATCAAAACAATcc AATTCCAAGTATCAATAGAGTGACCGTTTACACAACTGTTCTACGAATGGGAGGTGTAAAAGAATTTGATTTTCTATTTGAAAGATTTACAAACTCCAATGACGCCGAAGTGCGGAATGAAATAATCGTTTCACTTTCAAGTACAAGAACCACATGGAAATTATACTT ccTGTTTGAATATTCTTTGACTGAAATGGAAACTGACTTAACCGCTTTGGTGTGGAGTGGAATCGATAGCTATATATCATCAACAGTGGCCTTCAGTTTCGTTATTGAAAATTGGGATCGCATATATGCCAAATATTCTAAGATTGAGCCGCAAgtatttctttatataatagACGGAGCATTTGGTAACATAGCAACAGATCAGGAATTGTTTCAG tttAAGAAATTTATTCAAGACAATAAAGAGGATCTAGCAATAGTTTCAATGgccatacaaaaaaatttagaacGAGCGATGCATAGAATTAACTGGGCCAAAACTAAAATGGAGGATATAGAAAGATGGCTGGTAAAATTCAGCGAAACAAAAACGACTTCAGTTAACGAATTTAGCACTCT gtGA